The DNA window TCGGACAGTGAAGAATTTCCGCGTGACCGGAGACCGGGGATTTTTGATGCCCGAGGTCAGGCATTTTCTTCACTGGCGTGATCTTTATATTCCATTTTTGGATCCAGCCAAAAATGGCCCCCTCTTCTGGAAAAAAGCACAGGTGAATGAAGGGAGTAACATCGTACGGCGGTTGTTTTCATAATCCCACACATATTGCCACGCTCGGAGCGACCTGCCCTGGGATTTTGAGATCGCTCTACCCACAAAATGACAGTTGACACTGCAATAAGTAACTTCAATCGAGAACTTGGGGATTGGTGTCTAGAAAAACGGCTCGCAGTGGCTCTTGGAGCCGATTTTCAGCAAAGCAAATTCTAGATCCATGATTGAAGTCACTTACGTCCATACGTCCAAACTTACGAAGCTTGCAAAGTTGGTATCACGCGGTTTGAGGAGCTACGGTCGGAGCAAAACGGAGAGGATCGAGCACCTCGACGAGGTCCCAGGCATCGCGGCACGCCGGGCCACGTGCCTCCATCCTTACGCAGGAGCAGCGGGAGATCGTGATGATTCATCGCGTGCGGCTTCGGAAGACCCATCATCATGAAATGTCTCGGTAGAAGAATGAGACAAAGGATTTTTCCCTTCAGCCGGCGACGGCGGTCCCGACTCAGCATCGGGGCCGCTTTTGCGGTTGAGCCGGTACGAGTTGCCCGTCACGAGCAAGCTGCTTCCGGTCATAATGACGACGGCGGCGATGGGATGGAGAAGGCCGAAGACGGCAAGGCCCAGCCCGACGGCGTTGTAGCCGAACATCCACCAGAGATTCTGTCGGATGATGCGATCGGTGCGACGGGCCAGGCGGTGCAGCCAGGGGACGAGGCAAACGTCCAACGGATACAGGGTCACGTCCGCCGCCTCCATTGAGGGTCTCGGCCCCCATTCGACAGCCATGGCAACAGTACTGTGCGATCCCATCGATTCCATTGTGTGCCCCTTTCCTTTCCGAGACCGGGAGACCACAGTGATCACAGTAGATCCTCGAGTCGTGCAAAAGGCAGTCAAACAGGTAGTTGGGAATTCGCTTCTGACCTGGTTCGGATGAATTTGCTCCTCGAAGGCTCTAACGGCCTTGAACCAGACCGGTATGTCTGAAAAACGGGTGTTCTCGACGCCGATTCGCTCCGCTCGAACGGACCGTACCCCTACCATTCTGCTTGATCTCACTTCATGGACCGTCTCGAGGATCGATGTCCACTTGACCACTTCAAATTAAGACGGGATGTCCGTCGCAGGATGCATATCGAGGGCGTTCCACCTATGCAAGACCAATCAATCTGACAACTGGCATTATATTCTTTTCCGCTGGAATATAGTCCGATCATTACGTAAAGGACGAAACGTCTCCTAGACCTGCGCCCTATTAAAATGAGCCAAAAATTGCTCGTCTGAACAGATTGCACAGCTCTGCCCCCGAATTGCTCGCCACGTTGCAATGGCCTGTGCCTTCCACGTCAACCCGGATCACCAATTTGTTTTGTTGCGGCCAGCGGGTGAGTTTACGGAGTCCGAGTTTATTGCCCTTTCGAAAGCCGTTTGGACTCATCCCGATCGGGAGCCGCACTTTACCCACGTCTGGGACACCCGCCCGATCGAGAAGCTGGTCATGAATGCGAGCGTCATTCCAATGTACCGAACCTTTCGGGCCAAGCATGAGGAGCAAGAGACAGTGGGCAAAGTGGCCATCGTAACGACGCGCCCCAACGTTCGAACCTTCGCTCTGATGATTGTACAGATCGGGAAACTGGAACGCCTCACCCTCCAGCCGTTCTCCAACATGGAGGCGGCTGCCGACTGGGCAGATCTTCCCCTCCGCGTACTCAGGGAGATTCCAGACGCTCAGTGGATCACGCCGTAGCCCTGTCGCGCCCCGCGGGAATGACGGATCGCTTCCGGAAATGGTCGGACCCCCGCGAGCCGGTTATAGCGCCCTTGTCCAACCGATGGAACCGCCGCTTCGGACGCCTTTTCTCCCGTCGGCACGGTCTGATTCTCATCCACTTGCAACTTCTCGGCCGTCCACGGCTGTGCGCGCCCCTCGGTGGCCGAGCACACGGCCGCCACCTCTTCGCTCGTCCCCTCTCCGTAGTCGTTCTCCCAGGACTGCCGCACGTGGGTGATCACAGCCGCAATCTCACGGTCGTGACGAAGGTCACCACCCGCAATCAGGTGCTTCGGGGGAGGCGATCCACGGCGACGCCTCGCTGCGCGTCCTGAAAGAGGCGGCGCGCATCGCCCGAACGGGAATCCTCGCCCTGCCGGGGTCCGGGTCGTCGCCTGCGGACTCGCCATGGACAAGACGGGCGTGACCGGGAGCGAACTGATCGACGGCATCGACACCGCGCCGAACGGCTTCCACGAGCTCTTTCGTCTCCAGGACCAGGGCTACGAAACCCTGCAGCTGTAATCCTGAATGGAGCGGGGAGGCTCCATCGCTATGCTCCCACGCGAATGGGAGCGTGGGAACTGGAGCCCCCGCTCGGACACAGCAAATTCTCCGGACGGGTCGTTGGAGCTCCAACGGCGCGTCCGGTTCCATGACGTTGTACGGGCGTGTGAGGTGGTCCGATCGCCCCTCTGCGATGCGGCTCTATGCACCTTGTATTTCGCGGACCCCTCGACGGGTAGCCGGCCCTGACTAGTGGAAGCTGCCGTATTCGGAGACGCCGCCCCCACCTCTCAGACGGAGGAGGTGTTACTACGGCTGGTGCTATTGAATTCACTTGAAATAGCTCCCAGCCCCCTGAAAAACACTCCCTCGTCGCTCTGGACATCTAGATGGCCAGACTTGATCTAGGCAATCTAGATTGCCAGAACCCATCAAATCACCGACGAGGCCTCCCCGTCCGACTGGATGGGCTCCAAGTCAAGCTTGGAGCGACGTGAGAAAGAATTTCTCATGGTTGGAGGCAAATCCCAGACTGATTCAATAGCACCACCCGTATTACTTCTCCTGCTCCACAAAATCAGGCAACTCCTCCGGTATTCGCCAGAGAAAGATAAGACTGCTCCCCACCTTTTTCGTCGTGATCGGCGACCACTCTTCCATGTGGAAGTCGTGGGCCACGACCCGGGTCCCGGGCTCCAACTCCTGCAACAGCTTCGAGCGAAGCTTCAGATTGGCCGCAGGAAGGAGATAGAGAGTCACCACCGTCGCCTCACTGATGTCGACCTCAAAAAGGTCGGCCCGTCGAAACGCGACGCGACCGGACACCCCGGCCTCCTTCGCATTGGTCCGCGCCTTTGTCACGAGCGCCGAATCGATCTCAATGCCAACGCCCCGGGCCCCGTAGGTCTTCGCCGCCGCAATGGGAATCCGCCCATCCCCACTGCCCAGATCGTAGACGACGTCCTCCGACGTCACGCCGGCAAGCGCAAGCATCGAGTCGACGACAGGCTGCGGCGTCGCCACGTAGGGCGCTGCCTTTCCGTCGCCGGTCCGGTAGCGGTAGTTCAGAATGGAACCCTCGGTGGAGTCCGGCACCTGTGCAGCACTCCGGGCGGGAAGAGCCACAATCATCCCCAGAAGCACCACAAAGACGAGTCCTGAACGAAGACCGTACATGAAAAATGGAGAACGTCGGCTCGGATGCACAACGAAAAAGCGAGACCGGGAAGACCTATGCGGGACGCCGCCACACGAAGCGGACGGTCGCGCCGGGCCCCGTGTGCATCCCTTCATCCAGCATCGGCTCGGCACGCTCCAGCTGCTCGATGCCATCCACCGCGAAATGCGTGCGAAGCTCCTCGACCGTCACCATCATGTCCACGTCCGGCGGGCCGCCGCTCGTATAGCCCTCGGTCCGCTGTTCGGGCCGAAACCATTCGGCAATGAGGGTGCCGCCGGGCCGCAGGACATGTTGAAGCAGGGCATAGAGATCGGGACGTTCGGAGGGGGAAAGGTGGAGAAACGTGATTACCACTGCGTCCCAGGTCCGATCGGGATCCCAGTCCCGAACGTCCGCCCGGAGCGTCTCGACGGAGACCCCTTCCCTCTCGGCGAGCTGCTCGGTCTTGCGCAACCCTTCGGCCGAGTAGTCGACCGCCGTGACCGTATGTCCCTGTCGGGCCAGGTGAACGGCGTTTCGTCCCTCGCCGACCCCGAGGTCGAGCACGTCGCAGGGAGACGACAACCAGGTCGCAGCCGCTTCTCTAATGAAGTCGTTCGGCTGCACTCCGTACACGTACTCGTCGGCGGCAAAGCGATCATCCCAAAAAGAGGCCGGTTTCGGCATAGCAAAAGCGGTCTGTGAGTAGAATGAGAGCCCTAAACCTCAGTCAGTTCGCGGTCAGGGAAGTGTCGGCCA is part of the Salinibacter sp. 10B genome and encodes:
- a CDS encoding DsrE family protein, whose amino-acid sequence is MRCFGGGDPRRRLAARPERGGAHRPNGNPRPAGVRVVACGLAMDKTGVTGSELIDGIDTAPNGFHELFRLQDQGYETLQL
- a CDS encoding methyltransferase domain-containing protein; the protein is MYGLRSGLVFVVLLGMIVALPARSAAQVPDSTEGSILNYRYRTGDGKAAPYVATPQPVVDSMLALAGVTSEDVVYDLGSGDGRIPIAAAKTYGARGVGIEIDSALVTKARTNAKEAGVSGRVAFRRADLFEVDISEATVVTLYLLPAANLKLRSKLLQELEPGTRVVAHDFHMEEWSPITTKKVGSSLIFLWRIPEELPDFVEQEK
- a CDS encoding class I SAM-dependent methyltransferase, which gives rise to MPKPASFWDDRFAADEYVYGVQPNDFIREAAATWLSSPCDVLDLGVGEGRNAVHLARQGHTVTAVDYSAEGLRKTEQLAEREGVSVETLRADVRDWDPDRTWDAVVITFLHLSPSERPDLYALLQHVLRPGGTLIAEWFRPEQRTEGYTSGGPPDVDMMVTVEELRTHFAVDGIEQLERAEPMLDEGMHTGPGATVRFVWRRPA